The genomic window AGAGATGCATGGTACTAGCAGTCGTGATGATCGGCGAAAGCGAGAACTGCAACGACAGGAGAGGGAGATGGCTAAGTTTGCACAGATGTATgcattcttgttttctttcacaAATGCAACAGCTAGTTCAAGcttttccatttgttttattgtcttCAAAAAATTTTCCTtaccatatttgtttttatattcttCTATGCAATATAGGGCAGATGCTCATAAACAGGAGCAGCAACAAGAAGAATCTGCATCTGCTCAGGTTTCCACTTCGCTTAGAAGTGGAACTGCACTTGTGGATCAGGATCAGCGGAGGGcattaaaatttgggttttcATCTAAAGGTGGCCTTTCAAAGGTATGCAACTGaagaattagaatttatatcATTGTAGGCACTTAGAAGCTTTTCAGTATGATGAGTAAAGAAGCTGTTTTCATGGCTTCATTGTGCCGTCACAAGGTAGATTGTTGCGGTATGATAATAACATGGTAGTTTATTCTAGGGTCCTTATTTCCTTTATAACTTGAGTAAACTTAGGTCTTTATGCATTGCAGTGAGGATAGATGAATAGTTATCTCCCATGCATAGAAATTCTCTCTCTAGCTAGGATTTTGTAACTTGTAGATGACTCCCTGATGATTAATTGCACTCATAAAATGCATTCCCCTTCTGAGTAAATGTTGCTTATGTCAagtaactttaaaaaacatcctTTCTGTATGGCAACACTTTTACTCTCATGGATATAAGTAACAAGAATAACAACTGTGTTCCTTTATTTTGTTTGACGTTCTGAAAAGTAATGTTGAATGGTATCTCAAGATCGCATACATATTTTCTGGCTTACAACACAAGTTATTCTATTCAACTTATGGGAGTTACATGGCCCTTTCTTGCCTTGTAATTGGCACCTCTTTGAATTTTTCACCTGTAAAATCTGTAAGCAATATCACAATGTTGTACCAATTTGAGTGAAAGAAATCAATATTTGATGACTGAATAGTTCATCTGCTCTTCATTTAACTAGTGGCCCTTTTGCATTCACTGCACAGAACTCCTCGGCCAAAGCCGCAAAGAAGCCAAAATCAGCTGTAGCCTCTGTTTTCAGCAATGATAGTGATGAAGAACAGTGAAGTTCGGTGGTGCATCTGTACTTCATACTATGCCGCAATACTCTAGTTTTCTTTAGTTGATGTTATGCATTTCAAGTGGCATACTCGTGTAGTTCTAAGCACTTTCGTACTCTGTAGTATGGACAGGGAGGCTGGTTACACCCTTGTTAAAAAAATCTGCTATGTGCAAAGCTAGTTCCCAAGACTTAGAGCCTAACTCACGGCTAAGTTTCAagtcagaaaaaatattgaccgatatgattaatttgttaaaatctGATATAAAGAAAATGGGTAGATaaagttccttttttttaaaaaaaaaattgagttaatttctatattattattcttttaatatagaTGTTTATAAAGAacattacttaattttttttcttgaatgatTGGTAGGACTGAAAAGTGAAAATTAGATGAAAGGAATTATATTTGTAAGGCTTCTGAGCATTTTTCATAAAATGTGCACATGCTTTCTGAGAGCAAAATAGTTATCATGGCAATGAAAGCTCAActcttgtataaattatgtctaataagaaaagaaaagataatgtGATtggttaaagaaacaaaaacataaaataaattattttttggatatttttgtattttttaaataaaaaaatacaagaagacattttctttctgtttttatgatctccaatttttaattaaaaaaaatgataccagtcattatttttaaatacgacattatttttcaacaaaaggGAAGGGGAGGATTTTGAGTCATGGTCTTTAATCTTTTAGATAAATTGAGTTCTTTGGCAATATCTTCAGCATTTAATAATCTAAATGAGattcatcaaaatttaaacattCTGTTCCTTGATATTCTTTAAAATTGTCCTGATGCCTTGTTTTTAGCAGATGATGGATACAAATAGATTATCAATTCATAGTCCTAATATGCCTAACAAACATTTACATTACAGAGTGATCTCTGATTGGCATAGGAAAATCTGTCATAGCATTACAGCCTAGCAGAAGGATCATTAAGCAGCCTCTGCAAAACCCACTTCAAGGTTACCATAGTCGAAGACGGTATGATACACGCCCATGAATACATCACCAAGAATCCTGCAAGCatgcattttcaagttaaaCTCAAACATAAACTGCAGAAAGAAAAGCTATATATGTCGACCAGAGCTATAACAATGGCTAGGATGGCATACCACAGAGGACCGCGTGGAGGCGGCACATCCAAAGCCATGAACCCACTGATGCAAACTTGAGCAATGCCTTCTCCGGTTTTCAGAACATACTGAAAGCAAACGAGTGGTTTTagaaatacaaagataaagatttCTAATGATATATTTCGACTTCCAAAGCAAGATTATGGAAATCGAACCTGCTCTGGAGTGAGGCTAAAAGGTTTATCTCCGATGGTAAATGAGATGTTTGGCATGGTTGAAATGCTATTGCAATCAATCACTGACTCTCCCATTGGACTAGGCAGGCTTTCACATAGCTGTTAAGgatcaaaaactaaaacttaGAATACAGATTTGAGCTTCtgaaaaagaggcagggttttGATGTAAACCAACCTTATCTAAATAGTTGATTGCTGCTtcctttgtttccttttctcttaGTTGATTCTGGACCCAAATAACAAGCATCTCACAAGCAATGCATAGAAGATCATCACCAGCAGATGATCCCTCcttgttttccttctcaaccACTGATTCAATACCAGTGCTACACAAGAAATCAGGTTTTAGTGTCAACCAAAGATGCTGTTGAGGCAGTTTCTTAAGCACCTTATAAGGCCCTTAAAACTCTTTTGCAACAGAGAGAACATTGGTCAGCAGATTCACAAAAATTTCTTGCATTCTGGTAATCATGCTCATGCAATTTGCCccaatatctaaaaatatgcACTTTCAGTGCCACTCATTGCTATCAAATACTTGAAATCTTTGAAGGAAATACTGTCCCAGGATGCATGTGTTGAAAGCGATCAGGCTAAATCATCTTGTGCAAAGTTTCTGTGCCAAACATGTGGATTATAGACCAGAACATAACGTGAATTTCCTTACCTCACATACTCATCCCCATTGAAAATGCATAAACCAAGTTGCGCACATACTTTGTTGGGTTTTACCTGAAGTCCACAGCATAAAATTAGGGCATCAGCATACGTGGAAATGTAATTGAAATAACAAACTAATTAGAGACAAACGCACCCCTGATATTAAGAGTTCCCATATTAAGTCTCCATACTGAGAAACCACTTCCTTACACTCAGCGCTCACAACCCCTTCTGCTCCAATGGCATGATTGATTTCGGTAATGATGGGCTGAAAATGATAGTTAGTTAGTATACATTTGAAACAagtaaaacataaataagaaaGGAAATTTGAACTTTCATGCAAGGAGGCCTGTTCTGGGAAGAAGCCAATAATCAGGAAGGTGAAAGAAACTTACTGTTGGACCAGCAAGCAATGAGGTTCCGGAGTCCACAATTGCAGCGCAGCCCTCCTCGCAAAGACCTGAGGAATAAGTGAATGTATTAGAAGGCTTTGTTGTAAGAGCATGAAGGCTGCCGGGTTTTACAGACATGGAATTCCATTAGACTTCAGGTAGAAATTTTGGCATCATGCTGAATCATGAACTTGGAAATGCACGAGGCGGACCGTGTAGAGAAACTAGTTATTAGGATGCAAAAATTTCTAAGAGAAGTGACTCATCATTCATTATAGGATTCAAGGTGCTCGGCAGTTCTCATGTCTGGGATTATCTACTGCAGTTTTTCCTCTATGTTAATAGAGAATTATACAGAGAAAAGGGGGGCATAAAcaacatagaaataaaaaagctcAAGTTGAATATCACCTGTTGAATGGTTGCCAATTAGAAAATCCCCCATGTTGATCTGAAAATGGGAAACAGCAGTAAGAAAAACTCAGTTTTCCCTCTTTGAAAATAGCATATAAGAACAAGGTTAGAAATTGGTCCAAAGATGAAATGCTTTTACCTGCCAGTACCCTTTTTTGGTAACTGGAACATAGGTATGCTTTCCCTTGAAGTGTTTCGGATCGACCCCTCCAAAAACAAGCTCGCCACCCTCTTTCGCCTCAGGATTTCGGTTGAGCCAGAACGAGAACACCTCATCATCTACAAGATCTTGTTGCACCATATTGTACCTGTGCTCTTTCCATGAATTAGTCTATCCAAGGTACTAGAGAAAGGAATCGCAGAGATGATGAATCTAAGTGATTGTTTCCAAGAAGaatgaaattacaaaacaaGAACTACGGTCCTGACATAAACATACCACACAGGGACAACATTCCCAACTGAAATTTCCTGAAACCCAAGCCCAAGTATTCCATCAAACTTCCCCAATACGAATGAAAGACTTCCTTCTTTTGTAACCTCAATAAAAACCTGGATTACAAaagtcacacacacacacacattactGCAAAAAGAAGACAGATGATTCTCCAAATAAATGTAAAATGGAACGAATAACTCACTTGATCTTTGACAACAAGGCCCCCAACTTGAACATTGTCTTGACTTAAGAAACCAGAAATTGATCCTGATCCATAATGTATTTCACAAGAGTTCCCTGAAtatgaatttgaaaacaaaaatttgagttttaacCTCACAACATAGCATCCAATGTTGTCTATAACATGTACTCTAGTAATTTAACTTCAAATGTAGTGAAAATAGAGAACACATAATTACCATTCTTGATATATGTACTCGACAAGCTTGACTTGTACTTGGAATGGAAATAGCAGGCAATCTGCAGGTGATTGCAAGTCAGCAGCTGATCTCATCTTTAGGACTGtacattaaaaaccaataacGATCAGTTGAACTCACAGAAAAGTAGCATTTTGATGATGGAACCCAGAGATTGGAGCTTCCAGTGTCAAATATGACTGAAGTTTTGTGGGGGCGAGCCAATACCAATTTCTCCCAAGTATTGAGCATCCAAATAGTTTTTAAGGGGTATTATATCTGCATCTGAACTTCCTAGATCATGGACCAAACTGTTTGCACCTGCTCCTGATTTTCCCTCCTGTCTAGCAATTCTGGCAGCCTTAATAGTATCAAGGTCTAGACGGCGCTTCTTCAAACCTATTCTCACCAGGCCATTAGAGTTAGCAGGAAGAAGCAAGCATGTCAAAGCCCATAAACAGAAAACCTTGAGAAGAATTTTATTCCCCATATGAGGATACAATATCCCTGCAAGATAGAATGAAGAAAAGAGTAAGCAGGACGCTCAACTGGTTGCCTCAACAGAGCATTTGCATGTCCTAATATACTCAttcccataaaaataaaagaaaataattgtgtAAGCCAGTAGCTTTCTAAAAGGAACTAGATTACTATATAGTCTCAGTAGCTTCTTACAAGAAAACTTGATGTTGtcagatgatgatgaaattgtcagaacaaaagaaatattttgaatcaGAAACTTTTGGATTGGGTATAATTGGAAGCAAGTTTTCACCAGTCCAATATCCAAAAATATGCCTATTTATCTACTCAAAACTAGATCAAATGATTCACCTCTCCATGATGTTAGctataaattgaaatttcaacaaGAACTATGAAGATCAATATTTACAACTTGCTTCCAAAACAAGGGTAAGTGTCATACTGTTTTCAAATAAAGGAAACACAGAAACCCTTGAGCATATAGCACAGTCTGGAATGGTAGAAGAAAAGAGATAACAACCAAGATATCAAGATCATATGTTCACTTATGCAGTGATGATGATTTTGTGTGTGAGAGATAGAGAGGACAAGAAGTGAAACCTGAGCTGAGCTTGAAGCAAAGTGAAGAGACTGA from Populus trichocarpa isolate Nisqually-1 chromosome 5, P.trichocarpa_v4.1, whole genome shotgun sequence includes these protein-coding regions:
- the LOC7479135 gene encoding LOW QUALITY PROTEIN: aspartic proteinase-like (The sequence of the model RefSeq protein was modified relative to this genomic sequence to represent the inferred CDS: inserted 2 bases in 1 codon), producing MGNKILLKVFCLWALTCLLLPANSNGLVRIGLKKRRLDLDTIKAARIARQEGKSGAGANSLVHDLGSSDADIIPLKNYLDAQYLGEIGIGSPPQNFXVIFDTGSSNLWVPSSKCYFSIACYFHSKYKSSLSSTYIKNGNSCEIHYGSGSISGFLSQDNVQVGGLVVKDQVFIEVTKEGSLSFVLGKFDGILGLGFQEISVGNVVPVWYNMVQQDLVDDEVFSFWLNRNPEAKEGGELVFGGVDPKHFKGKHTYVPVTKKGYWQINMGDFLIGNHSTGLCEEGCAAIVDSGTSLLAGPTPIITEINHAIGAEGVVSAECKEVVSQYGDLIWELLISGVKPNKVCAQLGLCIFNGDEYVSTGIESVVEKENKEGSSAGDDLLCIACEMLVIWVQNQLREKETKEAAINYLDKLCESLPSPMGESVIDCNSISTMPNISFTIGDKPFSLTPEQYVLKTGEGIAQVCISGFMALDVPPPRGPLWILGDVFMGVYHTVFDYGNLEVGFAEAA